In Choloepus didactylus isolate mChoDid1 chromosome 6, mChoDid1.pri, whole genome shotgun sequence, one DNA window encodes the following:
- the LOC119536868 gene encoding olfactory receptor 4C5-like, which translates to MTNWIHQAMNTVTEFILLGLTQNTDVQKLLFIVFTLIYFLTLTGNLLILMTITTSPLLECPMYFFLSFLSFIDICFSSTMAPKMINDLLAKKKTISFGGCMTQVFTEHYFVGTEIILLMVMAYDHNVAICRPLYYMTTMSWWVCGLLVVLSWAGGFLHGLIQILFIVWLPFRGPNVIDHFVCDLYPLLKLSCTDTHIFGLFVVTNSGLMCMLSFSILITSYVFILSSNRTHSSEGQWKAITTCASHITVTFLLFVPCIFEYIRPMITFPTDKAVAVFYTLVTPMLNPLIYTLRNAEVKNAMRKLWSQKMILCIN; encoded by the coding sequence ATGACAAACTGGATTCATCAAGCAATGAACACCGTGACAGAATTTATCCTGCTCGGCCTAACACAGAACACAGATGTACAGAAACTCCTGTTTATTGTGTTTACACTCATCTACTTTCTCACTCTGACAGGCAACCTACTCATTTTAATGACAATCACTACCAGCCCACTCCTGGAATGCCCCATGtatttctttctatctttcttatCTTTCATAGATATTTGTTTCTCATCTACCATGGCTCCCAAAATGATAAATGATTTACTTGCTAAGAAGAAAACTATCTCCTTTGGTGGGTGCATGACTCAGGTATTTACAGAGCATTATTTTGTGGGAACTGAGATCATCCTGCTCATGGTAATGGCCTATGACCACAATGTGGCCATCTGTAGGCCCCTTTACTACATGACCACAATGAGCTGGTGGGTGTGTGGCCTTCTAGTGGTCCTGTCCTGGGCTGGGGGATTTCTTCATGGTCTGATTCAAATACTTTTCATTGTGTGGTTACCCTTCCGTGGCCCCAATGTCATTGACCATTTCGTCTGTGACCTTTACCCTCTGCTGAAACTCTCCTGCACTGACACTCACATCTTTGGACTCTTTGTTGTCACCAACAGTGGGCTGATGTGCATGCTCAGCTTTTCTATTCTTATCACTTCCTatgtctttattctttcctccAACAGAACTCACAGCTCTGAAGGACAGTGGAAGGCCATCACCACCTGTGCCTCCCATATTACTGTCACCTTCTTACTCTTTGTGCCCTGTATATTTGAGTACATTCGGCCCATGATCACCTTCCCCACTGATAAAGCAGTGGCCGTGTTTTATACTCTAGTAACACCCATGTTAAACCCTTTAATCTATACCCTCAGAAATGCAGAGGTGAAAAATGCCATGAGGAAGCTCTGGAGCCAAAAGATGATCTTGTGTATCAACTAA